From Chryseobacterium camelliae:
CAGGCTTTACGACATCAGATAATAAATTGTCTTTAAGAAGGAATGAATATGGAATTATTACAGTTACAGATAATAATTCCCTGGAAAAGATGACTTTTTCAAATGCTGATATTTTAGCTAAAGATTCTTCTTCAACTATAGGCAAACTCACTCATGAAACTTTTTATAAAAAAAATATTGACTCATTGCTTAATGCCAATTTGATTTCTACAAGCTCTGTAAATGATACGAATCGTTCTGTAAAGGTTACTGCAAAATGGCTTCCTGTTTCTTTTTGGAATTTCGGAATCGTGCTCATGCTTATTGTAACATTTGTCATTATATGTTTTTTCGGAAGAAGAACATTTGAAAAATATAAATGGAAAAACAGCTCTAATTCACCATATCCAGAATCATAATAATGAAAAAGATAGCTCAATACATCAAAGAGAACTGGCTGTTATGTACTATAGGAGCCTTTTTCCTAAGCTTGTTCGTATATCTCACATTTAGTGGGAATCAATTATGCGACTGTGCTAAAACAGAACATTACCGTGACGGTACAGTTAGAGGCCATTCTTCCAGGGCTGGCTTTTATGGATCAAGATATTATCACAAATAAATAGTTATGGAGCAAATTTATTTTTTACCTATTATCAACTCAGTACTATATTCCTTTTTAGGAATTGCCATACTGCTGGTGTGTTATTTTATTATTGAAAAACTGACTCCGGAAAAAACATGGTATGAGATTGCGCACAATAAAAATGTGGCCTTGGCCATTATTTTCGGTGCGTTCATCATAGGTATTTCCATCATTATAAGTGCTGCTATTCATGGATAAGAACAGGATTCCTTTGGAATTATTACTGCTGTTTTCCGTATTTGTGATTGCTACCTGCGGTCTTATTTATGAATTGGTGGCCGGTGCATTGGCAAGTTATCTGCTAGGAGATTCCGTGAAACAGTTTTCATTCATAATTGGAGTATATCTCTTCTCAATGGGCGTGGGCTCTTATCTTTCCAAATACATTAAGGGAAATCTTATTGATAAATTTGTGGAGATTGAAATCCTGGTAGGTATTGTTGGTGGGATCAGTGCTGTGGTTTTATTTATTCTTTTCAATACACTTTCTCATTTTGAAGGAGTCTTATACCTATTTGTTTTTTGTACGGGATGTCTGGTAGGAGTAGAAATCCCGCTTCTTATGAATATTCTCAAAGATAGGGTGCAGTTTAAAGACTTGGTATCCAACGTTTTCGCTTTCGATTATATCGGAGCATTGCTGGCCTCGATCCTGTTTCCTTTGGTGCTCATTCCTCATCTGGGAATTGTAAAAACACCTTTGTTTTTTGGGCTAATCAATATTTCTATTGCTATATTTTTATGTTTTTATCTGAAGAGAGAACTTTCTAGTCCGGTTTCCTTAAAATTTAAAGCCATTGGCGCTTTCCTTTTATTGCTTGTATTGTTCATTTTTTCAGATAGACTTTTATCTTATTCAGAGGAAAAGCTGTATGGTGAGAATATAATATTTACGAAAAGTTCCCCGTATCAGAGAATTGTTCTGACCCGGAACAACAGAGAATTCAGGCTTTACCTGAATAATAATCTGCAATTTTCATCTACTGATGAATACAGATATCACGAAGCGTTGGTGCATCCTGCATTATCTATGGCCCGAAACATTCGCAATATTCTGGTTCTGGGTGGAGGTGACGGATTTGCCGTTCGCGAACTTTTAAAATACAGAGATGTAAGACATATCACGCTGGTGGATCTGGATGAGCAAATGACAAGTTTTTTTAAAAATAATGAAACGATGCGAAGGCTGAATCAGAATTCATTATCAGATCCAAAAGTGGCTATCATTAATAAAGATGCTTATATCTGGGTGAAGGAGAACAAGCAGAAATGGGATGTGATCATAATAGATTTTCCGGATCCTTCCAATTATAGCTTGGGAAAACTTTACTCACAACAGTTTTACAAAGAACTTGAAAAACTGACCACTCCGGATACCAAAATTGTTATACAGACCACTTCTCCCTACTTTGCACCAAAATCTTTCTGGTGCATTGAAAAAACGGTTCATCAGGTATTTCCTTTTACTGATGCCTATCATACCTATGTTCCTTCATTCGGTGAATGGGGATTTACATTAGCATCATTTAAGCCTTTAAACCAAAAGTTATATAGGAAGCTTCCTAATCTTAAATTTTATGATTATAACTTTCATCAATGGACATACTTCACCAAAGATATGAAAGCTGATGATATAGAAGTCAATCGTTTAGATAATCAGATATTAGTACGTTATTTTGATGAAGAATGGGGTAAAGTACAGTAGGAAAAGCTTTCTGAGGATCATTTTCTTTGGCAGTCTTATGCTTCCTTTTCTGCAGTATTGCAGTACAAAGGCAAAATCACTATTATTAAAAATCACTGGAACCAATCATATTTTGGGACATCGGCTTTGGGCTAAAGATTTTCCGGCAGTGTCAGAAGAAATCTATATTCGTTATCTTATCGTAGGAGGTGGCATATCAGGACTTTCAGCATGCAGGTTTTTTCATCAGAACGGCCAGGATGAATACATGCTTTTGGAAATGGAAAATCATTTAGGAGGTAATTCTTCCAATGGACAAAACGAATATTCAAAATTCCCGTTAGGTGCCCACTATCTTCCTTTGCCTAATAAAGAAAATACAGAAATCATTCAATTCCTGAAAGAATGTGGAATTTATCAGAGTGATGATGACCAGGGTGAGCCGGTATTAGATGAATACCAGATGACTTTTCCACAGCAGGAAAGGCTTTTTTACAAAAATATTTGGCAGAATGATCTTGTACCGCAATCTGGACTTTCTCAGGCTGTAAAAAATGAGATCAATCGTTTTTTCAGCATGATGGATAACTACCGGACCAAAAAAGATGCTGAAGGTAAATATTGGTTCGCTATTCCACTGGAAGATTCGTCAAAAGAACCCGATCCGATGAAGCTCGAAACAATTTACTTTAGGGATTATCTGGAAAATGAAGGCTTCAAGTCAGAAGAATTGCTTTGGCTGCTTGATTACTCATGTAGGGATGATTACGGTTTAGGGATTGATTATGTTTCAGCCTGGGCTGGAATACATTATTTTGCAGGGCGAAAGAATAACTGGAGTAAAGGGTACAAAGAACAGGTTTTTACCTGGCCTGAAGGAAATGCCAGGCTTGCAGAACATTTATCACGCTATACAAAGGGAAAACATTTAATTGGGCATTTAGTTTATGATATAAAAATAAACGAAGGTTCTGTTGAGGTTTTGAGTTTTGACAGCACTCAGCAAAAAACAAAAAAAATTGTGGCTGAAAAAGTACTGATGGCAACACCTCAGTTTGTAAATAGCAGGATCCTAAATAAGAAGCAGAACCCCTCTTTCCATTATGTTCCATGGTTATTGACAACAATTATACTGAAAAATGAATTCGGAGGTGATAATGAATTGGCCTGGGATAATGTGATTTATGGTTCAGAGGGATTAGGGTATATTTATGATCAGCACCAAAGTGTGGAACAGATTATGGGAGGAAAAGTCATTACTTATTACAGAAGTTTTTCCACAGCGGATTGTAGGAAAGCAAGGAAAAAATTGTATTCTATGAAGGATGCAGAGCTGAAAAATCTTGTATTGGAAGACCTTAAAAAAGCCCATCCGGAGATTGAGAAATTTGTTATCGAAATGCAGTTTCACAAAATAGGTCACGCGATGATTGCCCCTGTTCCCGGTCAGATTTTTGGTACTCATACCCGTGAGGCAAGGAAACCTTTGGAAGGAAAAGTATTTTTTGCCCACAGTGATCTCTCCGGAATTTCTATTTTTGAAGAATCTTTCTACCAGGGCCTCCGAGCAGCCCAGGAAATGCTATGAAACAACCCTGGATCCATAATGCTAAAACGGATAGCTGGATGATTCTTTCACCACCTTTCCTTATATTGCTGGTTATTTTTCTCTTCCAGAAATCAATTCAGGAGCTTGAAAGTTACTATTCATTTTATACCTGGCTTTTACTAATTGTATTTGTAGATGTTGCGCATGTGTATTCTACCTTGTTTAAAACGTATTTCAATAAAGAAGAGGTTCGGAGAAGAAGGCTTTTGTATTGGGGAATGCCGTTATTGAGCTGGCTATTGGGGATATTGCTTTATCAGTTCGGGAGCCTTATATTCTGGTCGGGCCTTGCATTAATTGCCGTATTTCATTTCATCAGACAGCAATATGGTTTTATGCGGATCTATGCCCGGTTTGAACCGGCAGGCTGGAACAAAAAAATAGATGGTATAGCTGTCTATGCGGCAACCATCTATCCAATGTTATATTGGTTTAGCACTCCCAGAGCATTCAACTGGTTC
This genomic window contains:
- a CDS encoding DUF350 domain-containing protein, giving the protein MEQIYFLPIINSVLYSFLGIAILLVCYFIIEKLTPEKTWYEIAHNKNVALAIIFGAFIIGISIIISAAIHG
- a CDS encoding polyamine aminopropyltransferase → MDKNRIPLELLLLFSVFVIATCGLIYELVAGALASYLLGDSVKQFSFIIGVYLFSMGVGSYLSKYIKGNLIDKFVEIEILVGIVGGISAVVLFILFNTLSHFEGVLYLFVFCTGCLVGVEIPLLMNILKDRVQFKDLVSNVFAFDYIGALLASILFPLVLIPHLGIVKTPLFFGLINISIAIFLCFYLKRELSSPVSLKFKAIGAFLLLLVLFIFSDRLLSYSEEKLYGENIIFTKSSPYQRIVLTRNNREFRLYLNNNLQFSSTDEYRYHEALVHPALSMARNIRNILVLGGGDGFAVRELLKYRDVRHITLVDLDEQMTSFFKNNETMRRLNQNSLSDPKVAIINKDAYIWVKENKQKWDVIIIDFPDPSNYSLGKLYSQQFYKELEKLTTPDTKIVIQTTSPYFAPKSFWCIEKTVHQVFPFTDAYHTYVPSFGEWGFTLASFKPLNQKLYRKLPNLKFYDYNFHQWTYFTKDMKADDIEVNRLDNQILVRYFDEEWGKVQ
- a CDS encoding NAD(P)-binding protein, translating into MSEEIYIRYLIVGGGISGLSACRFFHQNGQDEYMLLEMENHLGGNSSNGQNEYSKFPLGAHYLPLPNKENTEIIQFLKECGIYQSDDDQGEPVLDEYQMTFPQQERLFYKNIWQNDLVPQSGLSQAVKNEINRFFSMMDNYRTKKDAEGKYWFAIPLEDSSKEPDPMKLETIYFRDYLENEGFKSEELLWLLDYSCRDDYGLGIDYVSAWAGIHYFAGRKNNWSKGYKEQVFTWPEGNARLAEHLSRYTKGKHLIGHLVYDIKINEGSVEVLSFDSTQQKTKKIVAEKVLMATPQFVNSRILNKKQNPSFHYVPWLLTTIILKNEFGGDNELAWDNVIYGSEGLGYIYDQHQSVEQIMGGKVITYYRSFSTADCRKARKKLYSMKDAELKNLVLEDLKKAHPEIEKFVIEMQFHKIGHAMIAPVPGQIFGTHTREARKPLEGKVFFAHSDLSGISIFEESFYQGLRAAQEML